Part of the Anaeromyxobacter diazotrophicus genome, GCGGGGTGCGAGGCCTCCGCCCCACGGACTCGACCGTGGGGCGGGGCTCGTCCCCCGCCGCGCCTTTACCCGCTCAGCACCTTCGAGGCGATCTCCGCGCCGCTGCGCGAGTCGACCAGGCGGATGGCGAGGAAGCGGGCCTTCACGCCCTCGTAGAAGCCCGGCTCCCCCTTCCGCTTCAGCTTCCAGGCCCCCTCGGGCCGGAAGAGCACCTCCATCTGGAGGCGGCCGGTGCGGAGCGCGCTCTCCAGCTCGAGCTCGTCCATGCCGTCGGGCAGCGCGCCCTCGATCACGATGAACTGGATGAGCGGCCGCCCGGCCGCGTCCTGGCGGCGCGGCTCCCCGTTCGTGAGCGCGATCCCGCCGCCGTCGATGAAGGGCGTCACCACGAAGCGGAAGCCCGAGCGGGTCCGCTGCGGGCGCACGAGGTCGAGCGTCTGCTCGGCCACGCTCGCCGCGTACACGTTGCCGTCGAGGCCCCGGCGCACCCGGCGGACGTTCTGCTCGCAGTCCGCCCGCGTGAACGCGTCCTTGCAGGAGCCGACGTACCGCTCCAGGAAGGGCCCCAGGCTGTCGAGGCGCGTGGCGTGCCCGCGCAGGGCCTCGAAGCGCCCGTCTGCGTGGGTCAGGGCCGGGAGGAGGAGGGCGAGGGGGAGGAGGGCCAGGCGAGCGAGGCGCATGTGCCGCGCATCATGGACACCTGCGGCCGGGCGCATCAACGACGGGCTTGGAGGCTTCCGTCGGATGAGGTGAGGAACTATCTCCCGCCGCCGCCGGGCGCGCCCGCCTGCGCGGTCCCGAGTTTGGGTCGGGTAAGGTCGCTTTTTTGACTACATTCCCACACCACCCTAATGTCCGCCTCGGGGAGCAGGAGGGCGGATGGCGCGAGCCAGGGCGGTGGAGCGGAGCGAGGCGCAGGAGCGGCGTGCGGCGCCGCGGCTCGACAAGGTGTTCCCGGTCTTCATCGAGGGGGAGCGCGGCGGCGCCCTGGGCGTCGCGCGCAACATCTCGCAGGGCGGGCTGTTCGTGGAGACCCGCGCCCCCGAGCCGCTCGGCAGCCAGGTCCGCGTGAGCTTTCCGTCGAGCGCGGGCGAGATGACCGCGGTCGCCGAGGTGCGCTACGTCTGCCACCTGCTCGCCCGCGCCGCCTCCGGCGCCGAGCGCCCCGCCGCGGTGCGAGGCATGGGCCTGCGCTTCCTCTACTTCGACGCCGGCGGCGCTCCGCCGCCGGTGGTCCACTGAGCGACGCCGGCGCGGCGCGGCGGCGCTGGCGCCCACCCGCGGCCACGTGCTACGCGAGCGGGATGCTCGCCATCGAGACGCGCGGGCTCACCCGGCTCTTCGACGGCAAGCCCGCCGTGCAGGAGCTGGCCCTGGCGGTGCCGGCCGGCGCGTTCTACGGCTTCCTGGGCCCGAACGGCGCCGGGAAGAGCACCACCATGCGGCTGCTCACCGGGCTGCTCGCGCCGACCTCGGGCGAGGCGCGCGTGCTCGGGCTCGACGTGGCCGCGAGCCCGCTGGCGGTGAAGGCGCAGCTCGGGGTGGTCCCGGACGGCCTGTCCCTGTTCGAGCGGCTCACCGGCGAGGAGCAGCTGCGCATCCACGGGCAGCTCTACGGCCTCCCCCGCCGCGAGGCCGCGCGCCGCGCCGCCGAGCTGCTCGAGGCGCTGGAGCTGGCGGGCGACGCCGGCAAGGTGGTGCAGGCCTACAGCCACGGCATGAAGAAGAAGCTCGCCCTCGGCTGCGCGCTCATCCACGGCCCGCGGCTGCTCTTCCTCGACGAGCCGTTCGAGGGCATCGACGCGGTGGCGGTGAGCGGCATCCGGCGGCTGCTGCAGGACCTGGTCAGCCGGCGCGCGCTCACCATCTTCCTCACCAGCCACGTCCTCGAGGTGGTGGAGCGCCTCGTCACGCACGTCGGGATCATCCACCGGGGGCGGCTGGTGGTGCAGGGGACGCTGGAGGAGGTCCGCGCGACCGGCACCCTCGAGGAGACGTTCATCCGCGCCGTCGGCGAGGCGCGGCCGGCGCCCCCGCCGCTCTCCTGGCTGGCCGGGCCGGGCGGGGCAGGGGACGGCGGGGCGTGAGCGCGCGCCTGGCGGATCTGGTCGAGCTGCGCCTGCGGCTCGGCCTGCGCCGGCTGCGA contains:
- a CDS encoding DUF6066 family protein yields the protein MRLARLALLPLALLLPALTHADGRFEALRGHATRLDSLGPFLERYVGSCKDAFTRADCEQNVRRVRRGLDGNVYAASVAEQTLDLVRPQRTRSGFRFVVTPFIDGGGIALTNGEPRRQDAAGRPLIQFIVIEGALPDGMDELELESALRTGRLQMEVLFRPEGAWKLKRKGEPGFYEGVKARFLAIRLVDSRSGAEIASKVLSG
- a CDS encoding PilZ domain-containing protein; this translates as MARARAVERSEAQERRAAPRLDKVFPVFIEGERGGALGVARNISQGGLFVETRAPEPLGSQVRVSFPSSAGEMTAVAEVRYVCHLLARAASGAERPAAVRGMGLRFLYFDAGGAPPPVVH
- a CDS encoding ABC transporter ATP-binding protein, whose amino-acid sequence is MLAIETRGLTRLFDGKPAVQELALAVPAGAFYGFLGPNGAGKSTTMRLLTGLLAPTSGEARVLGLDVAASPLAVKAQLGVVPDGLSLFERLTGEEQLRIHGQLYGLPRREAARRAAELLEALELAGDAGKVVQAYSHGMKKKLALGCALIHGPRLLFLDEPFEGIDAVAVSGIRRLLQDLVSRRALTIFLTSHVLEVVERLVTHVGIIHRGRLVVQGTLEEVRATGTLEETFIRAVGEARPAPPPLSWLAGPGGAGDGGA